Proteins encoded together in one Streptomyces sp. NA04227 window:
- a CDS encoding DUF5063 domain-containing protein → MSETQTGANHGMLHAADQDPDDFAVQISDQIESFVVAVTEIAKGDDPGSALPFLLLEVSQLMFAGGRLGFHQDIVPDERFETDPGPDPDVETLREGLARLLEQVDVYSEVFDPYEPRKARVAARISDDLADAVADLRHGLVHYHAGRTTEALWWWQFSYFSNWGSTVSAVLRALQSLLTHIRLGQPLDELDGLDTDQDLGEDTLAEEAGQVMAEEIAGPLGLRPVK, encoded by the coding sequence ATGTCTGAGACGCAAACCGGAGCGAACCACGGCATGCTGCACGCCGCCGACCAGGACCCCGACGACTTCGCGGTACAGATCTCCGACCAGATCGAGAGCTTCGTGGTCGCGGTCACCGAGATCGCCAAGGGCGACGACCCCGGCTCGGCGCTGCCCTTCCTGCTGCTCGAGGTCTCGCAGCTGATGTTCGCGGGCGGCCGTCTCGGCTTCCACCAGGACATCGTTCCCGACGAGCGCTTCGAGACCGACCCGGGACCCGACCCGGACGTGGAGACCCTGCGCGAGGGCCTGGCCAGGCTCCTCGAACAGGTCGACGTCTACTCCGAGGTCTTCGACCCGTACGAGCCCCGCAAGGCCCGCGTCGCCGCCCGGATCTCCGACGACCTCGCCGACGCGGTCGCCGACCTGCGCCACGGCCTGGTCCACTACCACGCGGGCCGCACCACCGAGGCCCTGTGGTGGTGGCAGTTCTCCTACTTCTCCAACTGGGGCTCCACCGTCTCCGCGGTACTGCGCGCCCTGCAGTCCCTGCTCACCCACATCCGCCTCGGCCAGCCCCTGGACGAGCTGGACGGCCTGGACACCGACCAGGACCTCGGTGAGGACACCCTCGCGGAGGAGGCCGGGCAGGTCATGGCGGAGGAGATCGCGGGGCCGTTGGGGCTGCGGCCGGTGAAGTAG
- a CDS encoding SLATT domain-containing protein translates to MSQPEKQPEGPPQRERDEGGGGGPAGTYEPRNEATNDLRGRRFPHGDWEEPAARLDELYRWVEQGALQTADWYLTDRIWKRRGARLLRGGAALAAVTAAALPLLAVTDTASGAAPWAFVALLIAVACVVCDRYFGLSSGWIRDVATAQAVQRRLQALQFDWASECVREVLGPAEGTASEATERCLTVLRRFSEDITELVRAETAGWMVEFRSGPAPLSLQASLPGTPRGEGAAPAGRFPLPPGARPNMPRQRPPEPL, encoded by the coding sequence GTGAGCCAGCCGGAGAAACAGCCCGAGGGGCCGCCCCAGCGGGAGCGGGACGAGGGCGGGGGCGGGGGCCCGGCCGGAACGTACGAACCGAGGAACGAAGCGACGAACGATCTACGGGGACGGCGCTTCCCGCACGGCGACTGGGAGGAACCGGCGGCCCGGCTCGACGAGCTGTACCGCTGGGTCGAGCAGGGCGCCCTGCAGACCGCCGACTGGTATCTCACCGACCGGATCTGGAAGCGGCGCGGCGCCCGGCTGCTGCGCGGGGGCGCCGCGCTGGCCGCCGTGACCGCGGCGGCGCTGCCCCTGCTCGCGGTCACCGACACCGCGAGCGGGGCGGCGCCCTGGGCGTTCGTGGCGCTGCTGATCGCGGTGGCCTGTGTGGTCTGCGACCGCTACTTCGGTCTCAGCTCCGGCTGGATAAGGGACGTGGCCACCGCCCAGGCGGTCCAACGGCGGCTCCAGGCACTCCAGTTCGACTGGGCCTCGGAGTGCGTACGCGAGGTCCTCGGTCCCGCCGAGGGCACCGCCAGCGAGGCGACCGAGCGCTGTCTGACCGTGCTGCGCCGTTTCTCGGAGGACATCACCGAACTCGTACGGGCCGAAACGGCGGGCTGGATGGTCGAGTTCCGCTCCGGGCCCGCACCGCTGTCGCTCCAGGCCTCGCTGCCGGGCACCCCGCGCGGTGAGGGCGCCGCCCCGGCGGGCAGGTTCCCCCTCCCGCCCGGCGCCCGCCCCAACATGCCCCGGCAACGACCGCCCGAACCGCTGTAG
- a CDS encoding YbaB/EbfC family nucleoid-associated protein has translation MFPGGGQPDMQQLLQQAQRMQQDLARAQEELADTEVKGQAGGGLVEATVTGSGELRALAIDPKAVDPEDTETLADLVVAAVQAANANAQQLQQEKLGPLAQGMGGGIPGLPF, from the coding sequence GTGTTCCCCGGTGGTGGACAGCCCGACATGCAGCAGTTGCTCCAGCAGGCCCAGCGGATGCAGCAGGATCTCGCCCGCGCGCAGGAGGAACTCGCGGACACCGAGGTCAAGGGTCAGGCGGGCGGCGGCCTGGTCGAGGCGACCGTGACCGGCTCCGGCGAACTGCGTGCCCTGGCGATCGACCCGAAGGCGGTCGACCCCGAGGACACCGAGACCCTCGCCGACCTGGTCGTCGCGGCCGTGCAGGCGGCCAACGCCAACGCCCAGCAGCTCCAGCAGGAGAAGCTCGGCCCGCTCGCCCAGGGCATGGGCGGCGGCATCCCCGGCCTGCCGTTCTAG
- a CDS encoding type 1 glutamine amidotransferase family protein, with the protein MKSTETTPVHLAVYDTWADWETGYATAQLARGGFTIRTVGPSREPVTSIGGLRVQPDLALSELRPEDSSLLILPGADLWDTGNDLAPFARTARAFREAGVPVAAICGATAGLAREGLLDDHRHTSAVSFYLAATGYAGAAHYEDTDAVTDGGLITAGPTEPVAFAREILGLLGAFDANAKLLDAWYRLYHDSDPAAYAELEAAGA; encoded by the coding sequence ATGAAGAGCACCGAGACGACTCCCGTCCACCTCGCCGTCTACGACACCTGGGCCGACTGGGAGACCGGCTACGCGACCGCCCAGCTGGCGCGCGGCGGCTTCACGATCCGTACGGTCGGCCCGAGCCGCGAACCGGTGACCTCGATCGGCGGACTGCGCGTACAGCCCGACCTCGCACTGTCCGAACTGCGCCCCGAGGACAGCTCATTGCTGATCCTGCCGGGCGCCGACCTGTGGGACACCGGCAACGACCTGGCCCCGTTCGCCCGCACCGCTCGCGCCTTCCGGGAAGCGGGCGTGCCGGTAGCCGCGATCTGCGGGGCGACGGCCGGCCTGGCCAGAGAGGGCCTGCTCGACGACCACCGCCACACCAGCGCGGTGTCCTTCTATCTGGCGGCCACCGGTTACGCGGGCGCCGCACACTACGAGGACACCGACGCGGTCACCGACGGCGGGCTGATCACCGCAGGCCCGACCGAGCCCGTGGCCTTCGCCCGCGAGATCCTCGGCCTGCTCGGCGCCTTCGACGCGAACGCGAAGCTGCTCGACGCCTGGTACCGGCTGTACCACGACTCGGATCCGGCGGCGTACGCGGAGCTGGAGGCGGCGGGGGCATGA
- the recR gene encoding recombination mediator RecR: MYEGVVQDLIDELGRLPGVGPKSAQRIAFHILQAEPTDVRRLANALMEVKAKVRFCAVCGNVAQEEHCGICRDARRDPAVICVVEEPKDVVAIERTREFRGRYHVLGGAISPIEGVGPDDLRIRELLARLADGTVTELILATDPNLEGEATATYLARMIKPMGLKVTRLASGLPVGGDLEYADEVTLGRAFEGRRLLDV; encoded by the coding sequence TTGTACGAAGGCGTGGTCCAGGACCTGATCGACGAACTGGGCAGGCTGCCCGGCGTGGGTCCCAAGAGCGCGCAGCGGATCGCCTTTCACATCCTTCAGGCCGAGCCCACCGATGTGCGGCGCCTCGCGAACGCGCTGATGGAGGTCAAGGCCAAGGTCCGCTTCTGCGCGGTGTGCGGCAACGTCGCGCAGGAGGAGCACTGCGGCATCTGCCGTGACGCCCGGCGCGATCCCGCCGTCATCTGTGTGGTGGAGGAGCCCAAGGACGTGGTCGCCATCGAGCGGACCCGCGAGTTCCGGGGCCGCTACCACGTACTGGGCGGTGCCATCAGCCCCATCGAGGGCGTCGGTCCCGACGACCTCAGGATCCGTGAGCTGCTCGCCCGGCTCGCCGACGGCACCGTCACCGAACTCATCCTCGCCACCGATCCCAATCTGGAGGGCGAGGCGACCGCCACCTACCTCGCCCGCATGATCAAACCGATGGGCCTCAAGGTCACCCGCCTGGCCAGCGGCCTCCCGGTGGGAGGCGATCTGGAGTACGCAGACGAGGTCACGCTGGGACGTGCCTTCGAGGGGAGAAGGTTGCTCGATGTCTGA
- a CDS encoding serine/threonine-protein kinase, with product MDKLGAGEPLGRIGAYRLLGRLGAGGMGEVLLARSDRGRTVAVKLVRRELAEQDEFRSRFRQEVEAARRVGGQWTAPVLDADTEAEVPWVATGYVAGPSLQQVVGQDHGPLPERSVRILAAGLAHALGDIHRAGLVHRDLKPSNVLVTIDGPRVIDFGIARALETVTDGGLTRTGALVGSPGFMAPEQVRGDTITPACDVFCLGSILAYAATGALPFGTANSGVHALMFRIAQEAPDLSEVPESLAELVRDCLQKNPAARPGLDEILERTGAEDTVADGRARDPWLPGALVAQLGRHAVQLLDREHAAEPTDSAAPAEPAAPAAPGEQAGPGKQAGSVAPATPTGPPSTPPPAPPAALNHVPTQVSATTPSPHPGAATHTPPPAPPTPAAPPAHSYGYPHPYGAHPAPAATPVPPPHGPTPPYTPAPPYGSTPPYASTPPYEPGVATTLDHQTPQPTRRRSGALLAAVALVVALGAGGAVFLLMKDDGETTASDGKKPTGPVTPGPTSDPTDQGGGTTGSSGEPDPTDTAPSPSGPGEVPAAFLGKWSGSIDNDAGHSTRDLVIQQGSTGDTVLSLTADGPAEGGGSYHCVFQAELTEKVDDSTLTLGPSTVIVGEPATSCTPGAASTVTLLPDGSLERVNNDNGDKLTYTKAG from the coding sequence ATGGACAAGCTCGGAGCGGGAGAGCCGCTCGGCAGGATCGGGGCCTACCGGCTGCTCGGTCGGCTGGGCGCAGGCGGCATGGGTGAGGTCCTCCTCGCCCGCTCGGATCGAGGACGTACCGTCGCGGTCAAGCTCGTCCGCAGGGAACTGGCCGAACAGGACGAGTTCCGGAGCCGGTTCCGGCAGGAAGTGGAAGCCGCCCGGCGCGTGGGCGGGCAGTGGACGGCGCCCGTGCTCGACGCGGACACCGAGGCCGAGGTGCCGTGGGTGGCCACCGGTTATGTGGCCGGGCCCTCGCTCCAGCAGGTCGTCGGGCAGGACCACGGGCCGCTGCCGGAGCGTTCCGTACGGATCCTCGCCGCCGGTCTGGCGCATGCCCTCGGTGACATCCACCGGGCCGGGCTGGTGCACCGGGACCTCAAGCCCTCCAACGTTCTCGTCACCATAGACGGGCCGCGCGTCATCGACTTCGGTATCGCGCGCGCCCTGGAGACCGTCACCGACGGCGGGCTCACCCGTACCGGGGCGCTGGTCGGCTCGCCCGGATTCATGGCCCCGGAGCAGGTGCGCGGCGACACCATCACGCCCGCCTGCGACGTCTTCTGCCTGGGCTCCATCCTCGCGTACGCGGCGACCGGCGCCCTGCCCTTCGGCACCGCGAACAGCGGTGTGCACGCCCTGATGTTCCGTATCGCGCAGGAGGCGCCGGACCTGTCCGAGGTCCCCGAGTCGCTCGCGGAGCTGGTCCGCGACTGCCTCCAGAAGAACCCGGCCGCCCGGCCCGGCCTCGACGAGATCCTGGAGCGCACCGGAGCCGAGGACACGGTCGCCGACGGCCGCGCCCGCGACCCCTGGCTCCCCGGCGCCCTGGTCGCCCAACTCGGCCGCCACGCCGTCCAGTTGCTGGACCGCGAGCACGCCGCAGAGCCGACGGACTCCGCCGCACCGGCCGAACCCGCCGCACCCGCCGCACCCGGCGAGCAGGCAGGACCCGGCAAGCAGGCAGGGTCCGTCGCCCCCGCCACACCCACCGGCCCCCCATCCACTCCCCCTCCGGCCCCACCCGCCGCTCTCAACCACGTGCCGACCCAGGTCTCCGCCACCACCCCGAGCCCGCACCCCGGCGCGGCAACGCACACCCCGCCGCCCGCACCACCCACGCCCGCCGCACCCCCGGCGCACAGCTACGGCTACCCCCACCCCTACGGCGCCCACCCCGCGCCCGCCGCCACACCCGTCCCCCCGCCGCACGGCCCGACTCCCCCGTACACCCCCGCTCCCCCCTACGGCTCGACTCCGCCGTACGCGTCAACTCCCCCGTACGAGCCGGGAGTTGCCACCACCCTCGACCACCAGACACCCCAGCCCACCCGCCGCCGTTCCGGCGCCCTTCTCGCCGCCGTCGCCCTGGTGGTGGCACTCGGCGCGGGCGGAGCCGTCTTCCTGCTGATGAAGGACGACGGCGAGACGACGGCCTCGGACGGGAAGAAGCCGACCGGGCCGGTCACGCCGGGGCCCACGAGCGACCCCACCGATCAGGGCGGGGGAACCACGGGGTCGAGCGGTGAGCCGGACCCCACCGACACCGCGCCGTCCCCGTCCGGCCCGGGCGAGGTGCCCGCCGCCTTCCTCGGCAAGTGGAGCGGCAGTATCGACAACGACGCGGGGCACAGCACCCGGGACCTGGTCATCCAGCAAGGCAGCACGGGCGACACCGTGCTCTCGCTGACCGCCGACGGGCCCGCCGAGGGTGGCGGCAGCTATCACTGCGTGTTCCAGGCCGAGTTGACGGAGAAGGTCGACGACAGCACCCTCACGCTCGGCCCGTCCACCGTGATCGTCGGCGAACCCGCGACCTCCTGCACCCCCGGCGCGGCCTCCACGGTCACCCTGCTCCCGGACGGAAGCCTGGAGCGCGTGAACAACGACAACGGCGACAAGTTGACGTACACAAAGGCGGGTTGA
- a CDS encoding GntR family transcriptional regulator: MPGSSAVTRSTLRQQIADALRDEVLSGRLEPGQEFTVKEIADQYGVSATPVREALVDLAAQGLLDSVQHRGFCVHEFSLADYRGMIEARSLIADAIFAGVAARGAAGSTPGATQASGAVPASGATPASAPVSPASPGSTPHSTSTDEPARDADEPAPDADGRAPEGGGRAPGSDEPAPDPSARPARPGPGQEPGGVIRVELLAAVRRRGEEAQRAAAAGDLNVLIGYDLRFWREVSSLYGNPYLADFLGRLRLQSWVCVMPLLRRAGDLRGRLWSGHTELADALARHDAHAAHAIITEYNSHALALVEDLASRESARET, from the coding sequence ATGCCCGGCTCCAGTGCCGTCACCCGCAGTACTCTGCGCCAGCAGATCGCCGACGCCCTGCGCGACGAGGTGCTCTCGGGGCGGCTGGAACCGGGGCAGGAGTTCACCGTCAAGGAGATCGCCGACCAGTACGGCGTTTCCGCGACACCGGTCCGCGAGGCACTGGTCGACCTGGCCGCCCAGGGGCTGCTCGACTCCGTACAGCACCGCGGCTTCTGCGTGCACGAGTTCTCGCTCGCCGACTACCGGGGCATGATCGAGGCGCGCAGCCTGATCGCCGACGCCATCTTCGCGGGCGTCGCGGCCCGCGGCGCCGCGGGCTCAACCCCGGGTGCGACCCAGGCCTCGGGCGCAGTCCCGGCCTCGGGCGCAACCCCGGCCTCGGCCCCGGTTTCGCCCGCGTCCCCGGGTTCGACCCCGCACTCGACCTCAACCGATGAACCCGCCCGGGACGCCGATGAACCCGCTCCGGACGCCGATGGACGTGCTCCGGAAGGCGGCGGACGCGCTCCGGGATCCGATGAACCCGCCCCGGACCCCTCCGCCCGACCGGCGCGGCCGGGCCCGGGACAGGAGCCCGGCGGTGTGATCCGGGTGGAGTTGCTGGCGGCGGTGCGCAGGCGGGGGGAGGAGGCGCAGCGGGCGGCGGCGGCCGGTGACCTCAACGTACTGATCGGCTACGACCTGCGGTTCTGGCGCGAGGTCAGCTCTCTGTACGGCAATCCGTACCTTGCCGACTTCCTGGGGCGGCTGCGTCTGCAGTCCTGGGTGTGTGTGATGCCGCTGCTGCGGCGCGCGGGCGATCTGCGGGGCCGTCTGTGGTCCGGCCACACCGAACTCGCCGATGCCCTCGCCCGCCACGACGCCCATGCCGCCCACGCGATCATCACCGAGTACAACTCCCACGCGCTGGCTCTGGTCGAGGATCTCGCGAGCCGGGAGAGTGCGCGGGAGACGTAG
- a CDS encoding MarR family winged helix-turn-helix transcriptional regulator yields MSGAARNADATDGADDHQDRARDQQDNLSATALTIFRLNGQFLSVADELARPAGLTAAWWQVLGAVLAQPLPVSGVARAMGITRQSVQRIADLLVKQGLAEYVPNPAHRRAKLLRPTEEGRAAVARINPGHAVLARRLAEALGEREFGETVRVLRQLSLVMDELAGSTAEESPTTD; encoded by the coding sequence ATGAGCGGCGCGGCACGGAACGCAGATGCCACTGACGGCGCGGACGACCACCAGGACCGCGCCCGCGATCAGCAGGACAACCTCTCGGCTACAGCGCTGACCATCTTCCGCCTCAACGGCCAATTCCTGTCCGTAGCAGATGAGTTGGCGCGCCCGGCCGGACTGACGGCCGCCTGGTGGCAGGTACTCGGCGCGGTACTCGCGCAGCCACTTCCGGTTTCCGGGGTGGCCAGGGCGATGGGCATCACCCGGCAGAGCGTGCAACGCATCGCGGACCTGTTGGTCAAGCAGGGCCTCGCGGAGTACGTGCCCAACCCGGCCCACCGCCGCGCAAAGCTGCTCCGGCCCACTGAGGAGGGGCGCGCTGCGGTGGCCCGGATCAACCCGGGGCATGCGGTACTGGCTCGACGGCTCGCGGAGGCGTTGGGGGAGCGGGAGTTCGGTGAGACGGTACGGGTGTTGCGGCAACTGTCCTTGGTGATGGACGAGTTGGCGGGTAGCACTGCGGAAGAGTCGCCGACTACCGATTGA
- a CDS encoding aspartate aminotransferase family protein: MTQQVNPQAGAAVKAADRAHVFHSWSAQEVIDPLAVAGAEGSYFWDYEGNRYLDFTSGLVFTNIGYQHPKVVTAIQEQAAKLVTFAPAFAVEPRSEAARLIAERTPGDLDKIFFTNGGAEAVENAVRLARVHTGRPKVLSAYRSYHGSTNAAIHLTGDPRRWANDTGAAGVVHFWGPFPYRSPFYATSEEQECERALKHLEDTVRYEGPATIAAIILETIPGGSGIMPPPPGYLAGVREICDRHGIVFILDEVMAGFGRTGTWFAADLYDARPDLLTFAKGVNSGYVPLGGVAISAEIAATFATRPFPGGLTYSGHPLACAAAVATINVMAEEKIVENAAHLGENVLGPGLRALAESHPSVGEVRGVGAFWCVELVRDRATREPLVPYNASGEANAPMAAFTAAAKKQGLWPFVNMNRTHVVPPCTLSESEAAEGLAALDEALKVADGFVTGTGTG; the protein is encoded by the coding sequence ATGACGCAACAGGTGAATCCACAGGCCGGGGCTGCGGTGAAGGCGGCCGACCGGGCACATGTCTTCCACTCCTGGTCCGCGCAGGAGGTCATCGACCCGCTCGCGGTGGCCGGGGCGGAGGGCTCGTACTTCTGGGACTACGAGGGCAACCGCTATCTGGACTTCACCAGCGGCCTCGTGTTCACCAACATCGGCTATCAGCATCCGAAGGTGGTCACCGCGATCCAGGAGCAGGCCGCGAAGCTGGTCACCTTCGCGCCCGCCTTCGCCGTGGAGCCGCGCTCGGAGGCCGCCCGGCTTATCGCCGAGCGCACGCCCGGTGACCTGGACAAGATCTTCTTCACCAACGGTGGCGCCGAGGCCGTGGAGAACGCGGTACGTCTCGCGCGTGTGCACACCGGCAGGCCCAAGGTGCTCAGCGCCTACCGCTCGTACCACGGCTCGACCAACGCGGCGATCCATCTGACCGGCGACCCGCGCCGCTGGGCCAACGACACGGGCGCGGCGGGTGTTGTCCACTTCTGGGGCCCGTTCCCGTACCGCTCGCCCTTCTATGCCACCAGCGAGGAGCAGGAGTGCGAGCGCGCACTCAAGCACCTTGAGGACACGGTCCGTTACGAGGGTCCGGCCACCATCGCGGCGATCATCCTGGAGACCATCCCCGGCGGCTCCGGCATCATGCCGCCGCCGCCCGGCTACCTCGCGGGTGTGCGCGAGATCTGCGACCGGCACGGCATCGTCTTCATCCTGGACGAGGTCATGGCGGGCTTCGGGCGTACGGGTACGTGGTTCGCCGCCGATCTGTACGACGCCCGCCCCGACCTGCTGACCTTCGCCAAGGGTGTCAACTCCGGATACGTACCGCTGGGCGGCGTCGCCATCAGTGCGGAGATCGCCGCCACCTTCGCGACCCGGCCGTTCCCCGGCGGGCTGACGTACTCCGGGCATCCGCTGGCCTGTGCCGCCGCCGTCGCGACGATCAATGTGATGGCGGAGGAGAAGATCGTCGAGAACGCCGCGCACCTGGGCGAGAACGTCCTCGGCCCGGGCCTGCGGGCGCTCGCCGAGAGTCACCCGAGCGTGGGCGAGGTGCGCGGGGTGGGCGCGTTCTGGTGTGTGGAGCTGGTCCGGGACCGGGCCACCCGCGAGCCGCTCGTCCCCTACAACGCCTCCGGCGAGGCCAACGCCCCGATGGCCGCCTTCACCGCCGCCGCGAAGAAGCAGGGCCTGTGGCCCTTCGTGAACATGAACCGCACCCATGTCGTACCGCCGTGCACGCTCAGCGAGTCCGAGGCCGCCGAAGGACTCGCCGCGCTCGACGAGGCACTCAAGGTCGCGGACGGCTTTGTGACGGGGACGGGAACGGGGTGA
- a CDS encoding PstS family phosphate ABC transporter substrate-binding protein yields the protein MDWLSPENVIALATALIGVVATFAALIYERSPRRRHIGYRVQMDTYFQDFQLPSGRLGSTGADDDGDDENGGEDEQAVVRSVFNPALDLTDPTLVLLRIENDGAHDIEVDDYNTSALRGLTVRFTGRHVHGCAVLVGDGPNAEDIRDHLTDQQHRLLPEGDKLHIPRVALDKGDHFKLVVLLSGGNAGGEVKVTGRLRRGKIGENKSSSSTLDSKPQQFTRPARVLIGLLTVCVVTLASLVLATGEEKQDKAQSLCAEGDLRLIGSSAFTRTAEALKKAYEEECPGARIEVATESTDRGARELDSIGKIALDGSPPVISFSDGPLSRSDFPRLQGRSTSVAVFTLIVHDDVKLKNLTLAQVRDLYAGRITNWNQIPGGPDLPVVLASRGDDSGTGDVLRRQLLDGHEEKPGSDPEPVCNGKVERGPAPERCALDSTRQVLEAVGSTRGAIGYAELRSSVGAKGMHTVSIDGRPASVADIATSGYPYRSVEYAYTYGTPKADSLTARFLNFMTVSGGSAEEAMRRHLQLPCAEPEALQICAPS from the coding sequence GTGGACTGGTTGTCGCCCGAAAATGTCATTGCCCTTGCCACGGCGCTCATTGGTGTGGTCGCCACCTTCGCCGCACTGATCTACGAGCGTTCGCCACGGCGCCGGCACATCGGCTACCGCGTGCAGATGGACACGTACTTCCAGGATTTCCAGCTGCCCAGCGGGCGGCTGGGGAGCACCGGCGCGGACGATGACGGTGACGACGAGAACGGTGGCGAGGACGAACAGGCCGTCGTACGTTCGGTGTTCAACCCGGCGCTCGACCTGACCGACCCGACGCTGGTCCTGCTGCGGATCGAGAACGACGGCGCGCACGACATCGAGGTGGACGACTACAACACCTCCGCGCTGCGCGGACTGACCGTCCGGTTCACCGGCCGCCATGTGCACGGCTGCGCGGTCCTGGTCGGCGACGGTCCGAACGCCGAGGACATCCGGGACCATCTCACCGACCAGCAGCACCGGTTGCTGCCCGAGGGCGACAAGCTCCACATCCCGCGCGTGGCCCTCGACAAGGGCGACCACTTCAAGCTGGTGGTACTGCTCTCGGGCGGCAACGCGGGCGGCGAGGTCAAGGTCACCGGCCGGCTGCGGCGCGGAAAGATCGGCGAGAACAAGTCCTCCAGTTCGACGCTGGACAGCAAGCCCCAGCAGTTCACCCGACCCGCGCGCGTCCTCATCGGACTGCTCACGGTCTGTGTGGTGACCCTCGCCTCGCTGGTCCTGGCCACCGGCGAGGAGAAGCAGGACAAAGCCCAATCCCTGTGCGCCGAGGGCGACTTGAGGCTCATCGGCTCCAGCGCCTTCACCAGGACGGCGGAGGCGCTGAAGAAGGCGTACGAGGAGGAGTGCCCGGGGGCCAGGATCGAGGTCGCGACGGAGAGCACCGACCGGGGCGCCCGGGAGCTGGACAGCATCGGCAAGATCGCCCTCGACGGCTCGCCTCCGGTGATCTCCTTCTCCGACGGGCCGCTGTCCCGCAGCGATTTCCCCCGGCTGCAGGGCCGTTCGACGTCGGTGGCGGTGTTCACGCTGATCGTCCACGACGACGTCAAGCTGAAGAACCTCACCCTGGCGCAGGTACGGGACCTGTACGCGGGCCGCATCACCAACTGGAACCAGATCCCGGGCGGCCCCGACCTGCCCGTCGTCCTCGCCAGCCGGGGCGACGACTCCGGCACCGGCGACGTACTGCGCCGCCAACTCCTCGACGGACACGAGGAGAAGCCCGGCTCGGACCCCGAACCGGTCTGCAACGGCAAGGTCGAACGCGGCCCCGCGCCCGAACGCTGCGCCCTGGACAGCACCCGCCAGGTCCTGGAGGCCGTCGGCAGCACCCGCGGCGCCATCGGCTACGCCGAACTGCGCTCCTCCGTCGGCGCCAAGGGCATGCACACCGTCAGCATCGACGGCCGCCCCGCCTCCGTCGCCGACATCGCGACCAGCGGCTACCCGTACCGGTCCGTCGAGTACGCCTACACCTACGGCACCCCCAAGGCCGACTCGCTCACCGCCCGCTTCCTCAACTTCATGACCGTGAGCGGCGGTTCGGCCGAGGAAGCCATGCGCAGGCATCTCCAACTGCCGTGCGCGGAACCGGAGGCACTCCAGATCTGCGCGCCCTCGTAG